The following proteins are co-located in the Triticum aestivum cultivar Chinese Spring chromosome 1A, IWGSC CS RefSeq v2.1, whole genome shotgun sequence genome:
- the LOC123159798 gene encoding protein LURP-one-related 8: protein MAKVHPNLAVPSLGMAAAAAARDDEPVTLTVWRKSLLFNCRGFTVFDASGNLVYRVDIYASDSRAEVVLMDAAGRPVLTVRRKKAISLMGDQWLVFPGEETRAPPLYAVKRTPQYMRGGGKSTAHVAACAGGARYEVEGSYARRCCAVYDEQRRAVVEVQPKEAVGTDVFRMVVRPAGMDVSLAMAVVLALDQMLGRPGLLRSWSS, encoded by the coding sequence ATGGCGAAGGTGCACCCGAACCTGGCCGTGCCGTCTctggggatggcggcggcggcggcggcccgcgaCGACGAGCCGGTGACACTGACGGTGTGGCGCAAGTCGCTGCTCTTCAACTGCCGGGGGTTCACGGTGTTCGACGCCAGCGGCAACCTGGTGTACCGCGTGGACATCTACGCGTCCGACTCCCGCGCCGAGGTGGTGCTCATGGACGCCGCGGGGCGGCCGGTGCTCACCGTCCGCCGCAAGAAGGCCATCAGCCTCATGGGCGACCAGTGGCTGGTGTTCCCCGGCGAGGAGACGCGCGCGCCGCCGCTCTACGCGGTGAAGCGCACGCCGCAGTACATGCGCGGCGGCGGCAAGTCGACGGCGCACGTGGCGGCGTGCGCGGGCGGCGCGCGGTACGAGGTGGAGGGGTCGTACGCGCGGCGGTGCTGCGCGGTGTACGACGAGCAGCGGCGCGCGGTGGTGGAGGTGCAGCCCAAGGAGGCGGTGGGCACGGACGTGTTCCGGATGGTGGTGCGGCCGGCGGGCATGGACGTGTCGCTGGCCATGGCCGTCGTGCTCGCGCTGGACCAGATGCTCGGGAGGCCGGGGCTGCTCAGGAGCTGGTCCTCGTAG